From Mucilaginibacter gotjawali:
ATGATATAAAAGTAATTGAAAGAAAGCATTTTAATTGTAACCACACTGATACGTTTTATTCAAAAAAACCAGCCTTAACATAGGTTAAAAGTGCTAATTTTGAAATATTACTATATGAGGTAGTTACTTCCTGATGCGACCAATTACTTTTAGGATACTTTTAATTTTAATTTCGGTATTGCTTTCCTTTCATACTTATGGCCAAACTTGCACCGGCAGTTTAGGTGACCCGATAATTAAGGTTGATTTTGGAGCAGGACCCAACCCCGGCCCGGCACTATCGGGGCAGCAAACCAACATGACTTATTTAAATACCAGTTGCCCGAATGACGGGCAATATACCATTGCAAACAGTTCGGGTAATTGCTTTGGAGATGCCTGGGTTTTTTTGAACCAGGATCATACCGGGAACCCAAACGGCTATATGATGATAATAAACGCATCAAATTTGCCGAGCATTTTTTTTACACAGCAAACCAATGTGGGCGACCTGTGCCCGAATACCAAATATTATTTTGAAGCCTATATTACCAATCTTAACCTCCCCACGATTTGTAGCGGCAATCCTATACTGCCAAACATTACTTTTACTATAGAAACAACCGGCGGAGTTTTACTTGCACCCCCTTATAATACGGGAGATATACCGGCAACAGGCAAAGTTGATTGGAAACCGTACGGCACTTTTTTTACCACCCCGGCAAATAGTAACGAAGCGATTGTAGTGAAAATGCAAAACAACGCGCCAGGTGGTTGCGGCAATGATTTTGCCCTGGATGATATCACGTTCAGGGCATGCGGCCCGGTAATAGTGGCAGGCATTGGCTCAACCGGCGGCCCGCAACAAAGCTCGCTATGCCAGGGGGATAATGGTTTGTTTAACTTTAACACCACAGTTGTTGGTGATGACAGCCCTGTTTACCAATGGCAATCGAACGTTAACAACGCCGGATGGACTGATATTACAGGCGAAACAACGGCTTCTCTCCAGGTTCCCTTTAGCAATGCAGTTACGGGAGTTTATCAATACCGGGTTGGTATTGCCAATGGCTCCAATATCACGTCTCCCACTTGCCGGGTTTATGGCTCCCCTTTAACTGTAACGGTGAACCCGTATCCGGTTGTCCCGGCAATTGCCAACCAAACCGTGTGCGAAACGTATCCGGTCACTTTAACGGCATCCGGCGGGGCGTCCTATACCTGGACGGGGCCTGGCATGCAGCCAACGGCGCAAAACCCGCTGGTCATCAACAGTGCA
This genomic window contains:
- a CDS encoding gliding motility-associated C-terminal domain-containing protein; its protein translation is MRPITFRILLILISVLLSFHTYGQTCTGSLGDPIIKVDFGAGPNPGPALSGQQTNMTYLNTSCPNDGQYTIANSSGNCFGDAWVFLNQDHTGNPNGYMMIINASNLPSIFFTQQTNVGDLCPNTKYYFEAYITNLNLPTICSGNPILPNITFTIETTGGVLLAPPYNTGDIPATGKVDWKPYGTFFTTPANSNEAIVVKMQNNAPGGCGNDFALDDITFRACGPVIVAGIGSTGGPQQSSLCQGDNGLFNFNTTVVGDDSPVYQWQSNVNNAGWTDITGETTASLQVPFSNAVTGVYQYRVGIANGSNITSPTCRVYGSPLTVTVNPYPVVPAIANQTVCETYPVTLTASGGASYTWTGPGMQPTAQNPLVINSATPANTGTYTVVALSDKGCSAPPVQTYVNVIPKIVPGVSPDVTICAGETTQLSSSGGKYYKWVPSNGLDHPDTPNPVASPLQTTTYTVHISNDGCADSSKTVTVTVNQNPVANAGNNRAIFEGQSVKLDGVIKGDNITGFFWSPSTFLDDPKSLTPVATPTDDITYTLNLTSLSCGTSSSNVFVRVYKKITIPNAFSPNNDGTNDYWNINALITYPDCSLVVYNRYGQQVYQSTGYSKPWDGTYNGSLLPPGTYYYILDLKNNTPKISGWVVVVR